Proteins from a single region of Rhodospirillales bacterium:
- a CDS encoding type IV secretion protein IcmT, whose amino-acid sequence MSAAEELENLQEKMNWHWRNSMRVVRFFAFDARAAFIGIFLLFRLTSWRLWLLFIGNLVFFRYLENKGLTVPAAMRNLRAWIVGVERPGWVAVKRRKFTDYG is encoded by the coding sequence ATGTCAGCAGCGGAAGAACTCGAGAATCTCCAGGAAAAAATGAATTGGCACTGGCGCAATTCCATGCGCGTTGTGCGGTTTTTTGCCTTTGATGCCAGGGCGGCGTTTATCGGAATTTTTCTACTGTTTAGGCTTACAAGCTGGCGTTTGTGGCTGCTTTTTATTGGGAATTTAGTTTTTTTCCGCTATCTGGAAAATAAGGGTTTGACTGTGCCTGCCGCGATGCGTAATTTACGTGCATGGATTGTCGGTGTTGAGCGTCCAGGCTGGGTTGCCGTGAAACGACGCAAATTCACGGATTATGGCTAA
- a CDS encoding TcpQ domain-containing protein, producing the protein MAMKLFSFYRGSDMRMAGIAFLAVLFSVTTTYAGFEWVPGQPAPVVAVESAPSPAPVPPAQELLMQEPQPLNPLPYEPTPMPDSGPVIKVKSMGASSESAPISQSAQQRVILPDDAPETARSSLAINPFPQGKPAAVAPAPEIVVPPTVTANEQQSAEQAVVGFGTDMPLALALQQIAPPGYAFSFGESVNPGAKVSWTGGKPWIEVMNEMIAPLGLQASVRGKVIFVHNERHSAVAPSENLIEPSAGGQGMADPTVLLPEDMVDGMRRQNVQDPGIQGKVQPQETIAALDKRALESVNDIREPQSQEQVWEAEAGDSLKQTLQKWGKTGNFNIDWQAMHDFTVQSDILVAGQINKALKTLVTDGLYTTAKPTFTFVNNHDEAQSSTLIIQDPQSASL; encoded by the coding sequence ATGGCGATGAAGCTTTTTTCTTTTTACCGGGGTTCAGATATGCGTATGGCGGGCATCGCTTTTCTTGCAGTTCTGTTTAGTGTAACGACAACATATGCGGGATTTGAATGGGTTCCGGGACAACCTGCTCCTGTGGTCGCGGTTGAGAGCGCCCCGAGTCCGGCGCCTGTCCCTCCTGCACAAGAACTTTTAATGCAAGAGCCTCAACCTCTCAATCCTCTTCCGTATGAGCCAACACCGATGCCCGATTCAGGACCTGTCATTAAGGTTAAATCCATGGGGGCATCGTCTGAATCTGCACCCATATCGCAAAGTGCACAACAGCGCGTTATATTGCCTGATGATGCCCCTGAAACTGCACGCTCATCCTTGGCGATTAATCCTTTTCCTCAAGGTAAGCCTGCAGCCGTGGCCCCGGCACCCGAGATTGTAGTGCCACCAACGGTTACAGCGAATGAACAGCAGAGCGCTGAGCAGGCTGTCGTTGGTTTTGGCACGGACATGCCTTTGGCGCTTGCATTACAACAAATTGCTCCTCCGGGTTATGCATTTTCTTTTGGCGAGAGCGTTAATCCAGGAGCAAAGGTTTCCTGGACAGGTGGTAAGCCGTGGATTGAGGTTATGAATGAAATGATTGCGCCGCTTGGCCTTCAGGCCAGCGTACGTGGGAAAGTTATCTTCGTACATAATGAACGTCATTCTGCCGTGGCCCCTTCAGAAAACCTTATTGAGCCCAGCGCCGGAGGGCAGGGTATGGCTGATCCGACCGTCTTGCTTCCAGAAGATATGGTTGATGGTATGCGTCGGCAAAATGTTCAAGACCCAGGTATACAGGGCAAAGTTCAACCGCAAGAAACAATTGCTGCGCTGGACAAACGGGCGCTGGAATCTGTTAACGATATTCGTGAACCTCAAAGTCAGGAACAAGTCTGGGAAGCTGAAGCGGGTGACAGTCTAAAACAAACTCTTCAAAAATGGGGTAAAACGGGCAACTTTAATATTGATTGGCAAGCTATGCATGATTTTACGGTTCAATCCGATATCCTTGTCGCCGGACAGATCAATAAAGCCCTTAAAACCCTTGTCACCGACGGTCTATATACTACGGCGAAACCAACTTTTACTTTTGTGAATAATCATGATGAGGCGCAAAGCTCTACGCTGATTATTCAAGACCCGCAAAGCGCTTCTTTATAA
- the flgK gene encoding flagellar hook-associated protein FlgK produces the protein MGIASLDAALTGLRVSQQQISVISNNVANVGTPGYTRKILPQSSQAIQGVTVGVLAETIIRNVDLNLERDLWTQVSAVGEIGIQQTYLNRVQQFHGPPDQELSVAAEISRLYDSFAALADSPADSFLQATTLDQASDTANKINDLSNLIRTLRNDAQDEIRETVTRINDLLLQIADLNDKVQDNLNIDRTTAYYEDQRDAAIKELSGLIEISFFQRGDGVLVIQTNQGQELASERAEQLSFSPTSLSAISYYPNSAAGVYLRDPIENPVSAVDLTMLSVGGKLGGLLQLRDVTFPKQMAQIDEVAHKLALRLDAQGLRLFTDPSGVVPTDTPPDPTTNPPTPVSYVGFSAIIQVNEAIISDTSLLKNGTYGATLDTGSNEVIRRVLEFGFGTVEYQQAENTDIATQVDLLNTGGLDLQNWLGLFSSNTMTGGRDLSAFASVGDIVLSANGALDNPNDVFHITFEEARTGLGPTTITIDLSIANGFAGATAVDQLVAHINNEIGLAGVPAGLAASASVGPNGELIINTRGSYEIDANAGPTSIGNSGLVFFGLSDSGGTPISPTDPYFDVQVGNNTSVRITLEPGDTDVELIAKLQAVPGLAVDTVNFAVDGVLRLRPGNDFVNPDFGGDLKLIGGPFDSNGAGYGAPPATTARGAIDNGANIISALFGTYNISGAAIIDQTPVSSTNYGSETDASLPVPIPTLPFREEYLGPNADISTGLIGSQRIIDFAQKMINEHSQETILINARIQDEESLRDVLETQLLDESGVNLDEELGHLIVVQTAYSASARVLTAVDELFQELLNAVR, from the coding sequence ATGGGCATAGCCAGTCTTGATGCTGCTTTGACCGGTTTGCGCGTTTCACAACAGCAAATCAGTGTGATTTCCAACAACGTAGCCAATGTAGGCACGCCCGGCTATACGCGGAAAATATTGCCGCAAAGCTCCCAGGCAATCCAGGGTGTTACGGTCGGTGTTTTGGCCGAAACAATTATCCGCAATGTTGACCTCAATCTTGAACGAGACCTGTGGACACAGGTCAGTGCAGTAGGAGAGATCGGCATCCAGCAAACCTATCTAAACCGTGTCCAGCAATTCCACGGCCCGCCTGATCAGGAATTGTCTGTAGCGGCAGAAATTTCCCGTCTTTACGATAGCTTTGCAGCGCTTGCAGACAGCCCTGCAGATTCATTTTTACAGGCAACAACGCTTGACCAGGCAAGCGATACAGCCAATAAGATCAATGATCTGTCGAATCTGATCAGAACGCTGCGCAATGATGCGCAGGATGAAATTCGCGAAACTGTAACGCGCATTAACGATCTCTTGCTTCAAATCGCTGATTTAAACGATAAAGTGCAAGACAACCTCAATATAGATCGTACCACCGCTTATTACGAAGATCAGCGTGATGCAGCCATAAAAGAGCTTTCCGGACTCATTGAAATCAGCTTTTTTCAGCGTGGGGACGGCGTTTTAGTCATTCAAACCAACCAGGGGCAGGAATTGGCCTCAGAGCGTGCAGAGCAACTCAGTTTTTCACCAACCTCGCTTTCGGCAATAAGCTATTATCCCAACTCAGCCGCTGGCGTATATCTTCGCGATCCTATAGAAAACCCTGTTTCAGCCGTAGATTTAACAATGCTCTCTGTCGGCGGGAAACTTGGTGGTTTGCTGCAATTGCGCGATGTCACATTCCCAAAACAAATGGCGCAGATTGATGAAGTTGCGCATAAGCTTGCTCTGCGTCTTGACGCGCAAGGGTTGCGTTTATTCACTGATCCATCGGGAGTTGTGCCGACAGACACCCCGCCGGACCCGACAACCAATCCTCCCACGCCGGTGAGCTATGTTGGTTTTTCAGCAATTATCCAGGTCAATGAAGCCATTATCAGCGATACAAGCTTACTGAAGAACGGTACATATGGTGCAACGCTTGATACAGGATCTAACGAGGTTATCCGCCGCGTACTCGAATTTGGTTTTGGCACCGTAGAATACCAACAAGCGGAAAATACCGATATTGCAACGCAGGTCGATCTGTTGAATACGGGTGGATTGGATCTGCAAAACTGGCTTGGCCTGTTTTCATCAAATACCATGACCGGCGGGCGCGATTTATCCGCTTTTGCTTCCGTGGGGGATATTGTACTTTCTGCCAACGGCGCATTAGATAATCCGAACGATGTATTCCATATCACGTTTGAAGAAGCGCGTACAGGTTTAGGTCCAACAACAATTACGATAGATCTGAGTATTGCCAATGGCTTTGCCGGCGCAACGGCAGTTGACCAGTTGGTGGCGCATATTAATAATGAAATCGGTCTGGCTGGCGTTCCTGCGGGTTTGGCCGCATCGGCAAGCGTGGGTCCCAATGGCGAACTGATCATTAATACACGCGGATCATATGAAATTGATGCGAACGCTGGTCCCACCTCTATCGGAAATTCTGGTCTTGTGTTCTTTGGTTTAAGTGATAGCGGCGGCACTCCAATCTCGCCAACAGACCCGTATTTCGATGTACAAGTTGGCAATAACACGTCCGTGCGCATTACCCTTGAACCTGGCGATACCGACGTAGAACTGATTGCCAAGCTTCAGGCTGTCCCCGGTCTGGCAGTTGATACGGTTAATTTTGCAGTTGATGGTGTTTTACGTCTGCGTCCGGGAAATGACTTCGTAAATCCAGACTTTGGCGGAGACTTAAAATTAATAGGCGGGCCGTTTGATTCCAATGGCGCAGGCTACGGCGCACCACCGGCAACGACAGCGCGCGGCGCAATAGATAACGGGGCGAATATCATTTCCGCATTGTTCGGAACCTATAATATTTCCGGCGCGGCCATCATTGACCAGACGCCGGTTTCAAGCACGAATTACGGATCGGAAACTGACGCTTCACTGCCCGTGCCAATACCGACATTGCCATTCCGTGAAGAATATTTAGGTCCGAATGCAGACATATCAACTGGGTTGATTGGTTCGCAACGAATTATCGATTTTGCACAAAAGATGATTAATGAGCATTCCCAGGAAACCATTTTAATTAATGCGCGGATTCAGGACGAAGAGTCTTTGCGCGATGTTTTGGAAACGCAGCTTTTAGACGAATCAGGGGTGAACCTTGATGAAGAACTCGGACATCTGATAGTTGTTCAAACGGCCTATAGCGCGTCGGCGCGGGTACTGACCGCTGTAGATGAATTATTTCAGGAACTTTTAAACGCGGTGCGATAA
- a CDS encoding type IVB secretion system apparatus protein IcmL/DotI, whose product MAAKKNIKTDQVPEKSAKGAPEADTSGLGSVIVRNEFYRDGYRSLLRLALLQGLASLGLLGAMYFVIQVHQPENRYFATTEDGRLVPMVPLNEPNLSTPALMSWVAQAATEVMTFGFNDYRRRLQESSRNFTRRGWESFTGALQRSRIIEMVEANQQVVTAAPQGAPIVVSEGIVAGRYQWQIQMPMLLTYQSGARTRTDKLLVTIVVVRVPRLESPNGVGIEQWIAIPN is encoded by the coding sequence ATGGCTGCCAAGAAAAATATAAAAACCGATCAAGTTCCTGAAAAGTCTGCTAAAGGCGCTCCTGAGGCCGATACTTCCGGTTTGGGAAGTGTTATCGTCCGTAATGAATTTTACCGTGATGGCTACAGGAGTCTTTTACGGCTTGCTTTATTGCAAGGGCTGGCCTCGTTAGGGCTGCTAGGGGCAATGTATTTCGTTATTCAAGTGCACCAGCCTGAAAATCGTTACTTTGCTACAACCGAGGACGGACGGCTGGTTCCTATGGTTCCCCTGAATGAACCAAATCTCAGTACGCCGGCATTGATGTCATGGGTTGCCCAAGCAGCGACAGAGGTTATGACTTTTGGATTCAACGATTATCGCCGCCGTTTGCAAGAATCATCGCGAAACTTTACGCGCCGCGGCTGGGAAAGCTTTACTGGCGCTTTACAGCGTTCACGCATTATTGAGATGGTTGAGGCGAATCAGCAGGTCGTTACCGCCGCGCCACAAGGGGCGCCGATTGTTGTTTCCGAAGGAATTGTCGCCGGGCGCTATCAATGGCAGATACAGATGCCGATGTTGCTCACTTATCAATCAGGGGCACGGACGCGAACTGATAAATTGCTTGTCACGATTGTTGTTGTGCGCGTTCCCAGACTTGAAAGCCCTAACGGGGTTGGAATTGAGCAGTGGATCGCTATACCGAACTAG
- a CDS encoding type IV secretion protein DotH encodes MSKVFPAKILYKPLLYGACFAGLCALGGFDALAQMPFSGRNDSASAPPSPTINLPTTGADQPFAFDQQDGALDFEESAEEKKEQARSEAFDAALEGLLPLRPEEIRTLLERYDRTQESVETPIYPNPKPEVVVQNISLDPGAEPAVIKMAYGHVTTVAFLDTTGAPWPVQDISWAGNFEVIDVQQSEDRFTHVFRISPQSEFAFGNMSIDLTGFMTPVILTLETGRDTVHYRFDAVIPDYGPLAEAPLIDSGITTTAGSEDISSFLKGVLPQDAKKLDVSGVDGRTSAYRYNDVVYVRTPLTLLSPGWSSSAASADGTRVYEISDTPVLLLSDRGRMVRAKLSERSDILGDILDE; translated from the coding sequence ATGTCTAAAGTATTTCCGGCTAAAATCTTATATAAACCCCTTCTTTACGGCGCATGTTTTGCTGGTTTGTGTGCCTTGGGTGGTTTTGACGCGTTAGCGCAAATGCCGTTTTCCGGACGTAATGATAGCGCTTCCGCTCCGCCCTCTCCCACGATTAATCTTCCCACTACGGGAGCCGACCAACCTTTCGCTTTTGATCAGCAAGATGGCGCGCTTGACTTTGAGGAAAGCGCGGAGGAAAAGAAAGAGCAGGCTCGCTCTGAAGCTTTTGATGCTGCTCTTGAAGGGCTTTTGCCCTTGCGGCCGGAGGAAATTCGCACGCTTTTGGAGCGTTATGATCGCACTCAGGAATCTGTAGAGACACCTATTTATCCAAATCCAAAGCCGGAAGTGGTGGTTCAAAATATAAGTCTTGATCCGGGCGCAGAGCCCGCAGTTATTAAAATGGCTTATGGACACGTTACGACTGTAGCCTTTTTAGATACAACCGGTGCGCCGTGGCCTGTTCAAGATATTAGCTGGGCCGGTAATTTTGAGGTTATTGACGTTCAGCAAAGCGAAGATCGTTTCACGCATGTCTTTCGTATATCCCCTCAATCAGAGTTTGCGTTTGGCAATATGTCGATTGATCTCACCGGGTTTATGACGCCGGTGATTCTAACGCTAGAGACCGGGCGCGATACTGTGCATTATCGATTTGATGCCGTTATTCCTGATTATGGACCTTTGGCTGAGGCGCCTTTAATTGACTCCGGCATTACCACAACCGCGGGCAGCGAAGATATATCGTCCTTTCTTAAAGGTGTCTTGCCACAAGATGCAAAAAAGCTTGATGTTAGCGGCGTTGACGGGCGGACTTCCGCTTATCGTTACAACGACGTTGTTTATGTCAGAACACCATTGACACTTCTTTCTCCGGGGTGGAGCAGTTCTGCGGCGTCAGCCGACGGAACGCGCGTTTATGAAATTAGCGATACGCCTGTTTTATTACTTTCTGATCGTGGTCGCATGGTTCGCGCGAAGCTTTCTGAGCGCTCTGATATTTTAGGAGATATTCTGGATGAGTGA
- a CDS encoding type IV secretion protein DotG encodes MSDDLDDDLSLDETFDNFDKKGNTLGDMWRNNPAFKVGVIVVGAVLLFLMITLLGGDDVPVEESYVGAAPDITSTPGTEEASPAYVQAIEELNEADIERAMTEGDSSLPVPIEPPISIVSLPEQDAQEEDPLQRWRRLQEERLEREIQKQTALPEDTNVDADRLESIQQLAEQMSGQMSAVLETKAETMLSTKTLTSPDFLEKLKESQEKNAGDGELLEDSEFTDEELVGELLMPAGEIVYAQLLTEANTDVPGPVLAEIMSGPLKGSRILGTFEEQTELLTLNFDTVVYEDQSLSVDAVALDPATTLPGMATEVDHRYLKRILLPAAAAFVEGFSGAIAQTATVTVVTDGGTVVDSETEPDNTEEVALGLEEAGSKLSEIIDEMAEETKVLVRIAAGTPIGILFLEPVTTDEAEVGLAAESLEAAE; translated from the coding sequence ATGAGTGACGATCTCGATGATGATTTAAGTCTGGATGAGACTTTCGATAATTTCGACAAGAAAGGTAATACTCTTGGGGATATGTGGCGTAATAACCCAGCCTTTAAAGTTGGAGTTATTGTCGTTGGCGCTGTTTTACTGTTTCTTATGATTACCTTATTGGGTGGTGATGATGTTCCCGTGGAAGAATCTTACGTTGGCGCAGCACCAGATATAACCTCAACGCCAGGCACGGAAGAGGCTTCGCCAGCTTATGTGCAAGCAATTGAAGAATTAAATGAAGCGGACATAGAGCGCGCGATGACTGAAGGCGATAGCTCTTTGCCTGTGCCAATTGAGCCCCCGATTAGTATTGTAAGCCTTCCTGAACAAGACGCACAGGAAGAGGACCCTCTGCAACGCTGGAGACGTTTGCAAGAAGAACGCCTTGAGCGAGAGATACAGAAACAAACCGCTTTGCCGGAAGATACCAACGTGGATGCTGACCGATTGGAATCTATTCAACAGCTTGCAGAGCAAATGTCCGGCCAGATGTCAGCTGTTCTTGAGACTAAAGCCGAGACGATGTTATCGACTAAAACCCTTACCAGTCCTGATTTTTTAGAGAAACTTAAAGAGAGCCAAGAGAAAAACGCAGGGGATGGTGAGCTTTTAGAAGATAGCGAATTTACCGACGAAGAGCTTGTTGGTGAGCTTTTGATGCCAGCAGGCGAAATTGTCTATGCGCAATTATTGACGGAAGCCAATACCGATGTTCCCGGCCCTGTACTTGCAGAAATCATGTCCGGTCCTTTGAAGGGGAGCCGAATTTTGGGAACCTTTGAGGAACAGACTGAGCTCTTAACTTTGAATTTTGACACTGTAGTTTATGAAGATCAGAGCTTAAGTGTTGACGCTGTTGCGCTTGATCCGGCCACGACTTTGCCCGGGATGGCGACAGAAGTTGATCATCGCTATTTAAAACGTATTCTTTTGCCTGCGGCTGCCGCGTTTGTGGAAGGGTTTTCCGGTGCGATCGCACAAACTGCAACGGTTACTGTTGTGACGGATGGCGGAACTGTGGTTGATTCTGAAACGGAGCCTGATAACACAGAAGAAGTTGCGCTAGGCCTAGAAGAGGCTGGATCGAAACTTAGTGAAATTATAGATGAGATGGCTGAAGAAACAAAAGTTCTTGTGCGGATCGCTGCCGGAACGCCTATCGGTATTCTGTTTTTAGAGCCTGTTACAACAGATGAGGCTGAAGTTGGTCTCGCAGCAGAAAGTCTTGAAGCGGCTGAGTAA
- a CDS encoding HNH endonuclease, with amino-acid sequence MEHFPITLGIARPKPGSSRKQSGAGKPGSSSAMEGKLPKDLKQKIFERDEHTCQCCGFQSKKYQEVLHKNFDPSDTSEKNLITTCIFCHQCFHLDAVSAMKSGVLVWLPEIDQAMLHHIARAIYIARISQGPVAEAARKSLDVIMGRREEAKKRIYTDDPFILASVLSDYLGPKHYDARKEKLEGLRLFPLDRRIIKEADLEFNQFPQILAYWRSKDGPFGGKTPPQWISIYQQLNIAA; translated from the coding sequence ATGGAACACTTCCCCATTACATTGGGGATCGCCCGGCCAAAACCGGGCAGTTCCAGGAAACAGAGTGGAGCCGGGAAACCCGGCTCCTCTTCTGCTATGGAAGGCAAACTTCCCAAAGACTTAAAACAGAAAATTTTTGAGCGTGATGAACATACCTGCCAATGTTGCGGTTTTCAGTCAAAAAAATATCAGGAAGTTTTGCATAAAAATTTCGATCCGAGCGATACTTCTGAAAAGAACCTCATAACAACCTGCATTTTTTGTCATCAATGTTTTCATCTTGATGCGGTCAGCGCCATGAAATCCGGTGTATTGGTTTGGCTTCCGGAAATTGACCAAGCCATGCTCCATCATATAGCGCGCGCGATTTATATTGCCCGCATATCTCAGGGGCCTGTTGCAGAAGCGGCGCGGAAATCGCTCGATGTTATTATGGGTCGCCGGGAAGAGGCAAAAAAACGTATTTATACTGACGATCCCTTTATTCTCGCCAGTGTTTTAAGCGATTATTTAGGGCCGAAGCATTACGATGCCCGAAAGGAAAAACTCGAAGGTTTGCGCTTGTTTCCTCTTGACCGGCGTATCATTAAAGAAGCGGATCTTGAATTTAATCAATTTCCACAGATTTTGGCTTACTGGCGTTCCAAAGATGGGCCGTTTGGCGGCAAAACGCCACCACAGTGGATTTCGATTTACCAACAACTTAACATCGCCGCTTAA
- a CDS encoding type IV secretion protein IcmB, with the protein MSYIKKILAPIQKSMRQSVSSFINLETADNETTLVSNDGSLISYLKVEGSKQIIGEEEYNNIVEGATIKIGARFDRQGHAMQVYYVRDPGRIEKVLNGLMRPLKISANSIGLEIEDLIEERVSHLQRFLSHEEAYFVLWTRSSVLTKSEIARASKDTLENAKQWVNAPDSQFPYATLEPLRTRHKSYISAMTGALEELGISCNIMEVHDALNAVRSNMFPDRANDKWRACLPGDPIPPRAPTSRIDMSDILWPNLPNQLVAGDARVLGKSVCRIGDTYWAGGDMSLGPMDATAFPILLNRLVEADIPFRISFLIEGGGIYATQLRTFLATIMGPTNTANKQIKYSLEGLQTMARSEPVVRLRVSFATWCALKEKDEIQDRLSVLLQAIESWGYAQVTEFSGDALDCIMSSAMGIHCAGTAPTGIAPMKEVMKLLPWQRPSSPFKQGGSVLFRTPDGKVWPYQTGTNLTTTWFDLIFAQPGAGKSVLLNTLNLGTCLSPGLNTLPFVAVIDIGPSSSGLISLIREALPLNRQHEASYYRLQMSHQYAINPFDTQLGCRSPLPEERSYLAELLTLLCTPPGYDKPYDGMQQLTGLVVDEMFRWRNDNEANAEPRPYLPRLEAEVDEAIHKHNIHLPTDPYWWDIVDKMFDLGEYHIASLAQRHAVPTLNDSITASRRPQIRTLLEETAVGFSSESVISAFERMITSAIREYPILSSVTQFDLVDSRVCSLDLMDVAPQGDEAADRQTSIMYMLARHALVRSWWMGQEAVQYVPKKYQEYHELRLQELSEAPKRLCYDEFHRTSKSHSVRNQVIRDVREGRKRGVQIVLTSQLIDDFSKDMVDLATGVWVLGTAISDKAVADVVDRFGLSDTAQKIIRHKLTGPKSVGAPCLFVLGSTDGRYEQHLYNTLGPIELWALSTSSEDVAIRNRLYNKIGAGRARKILAANYPGGSARSEIRRRVLANSEEGEARAAMISAIIEQIVDELVEESKNEQKTETNKRVKLF; encoded by the coding sequence ATGAGCTATATCAAGAAAATATTAGCGCCTATCCAAAAATCTATGCGGCAATCGGTTTCGTCTTTTATCAATTTAGAAACCGCTGATAATGAAACGACGCTGGTTTCAAATGATGGTTCTTTGATTTCCTATTTAAAGGTTGAAGGCAGCAAACAAATCATCGGTGAAGAGGAATATAATAATATTGTTGAAGGCGCGACAATTAAAATTGGCGCGCGTTTTGATCGTCAAGGTCATGCGATGCAGGTCTATTATGTGCGCGACCCAGGAAGAATCGAAAAGGTTTTAAACGGATTGATGCGGCCTCTTAAAATCAGCGCTAATAGTATTGGGCTGGAAATTGAAGACCTGATTGAGGAGCGTGTCTCCCACTTGCAACGCTTTTTAAGCCACGAAGAAGCATATTTTGTGCTTTGGACTCGCTCCAGTGTCCTTACAAAGAGCGAAATTGCTCGTGCCAGCAAGGATACCTTGGAAAATGCGAAGCAGTGGGTAAACGCTCCTGATTCTCAATTTCCTTATGCAACACTTGAGCCCTTGCGTACTCGTCATAAGAGTTATATCTCCGCAATGACAGGCGCTCTGGAAGAGCTCGGCATTAGCTGTAATATAATGGAAGTCCACGATGCCTTAAACGCCGTACGCTCAAACATGTTTCCTGATCGCGCCAATGATAAATGGCGGGCCTGCTTGCCTGGCGACCCAATCCCGCCGCGTGCACCGACCAGCCGGATTGATATGTCGGATATTCTCTGGCCGAATCTTCCTAATCAGCTTGTAGCCGGAGATGCTCGTGTTTTGGGCAAGTCTGTGTGCCGCATTGGAGATACGTACTGGGCTGGCGGAGATATGAGTCTGGGTCCAATGGATGCAACGGCCTTTCCTATACTGCTTAACCGGCTTGTTGAGGCCGATATTCCCTTTAGAATCTCTTTTCTGATTGAGGGAGGGGGCATTTATGCAACGCAGCTTAGAACATTTTTGGCAACGATTATGGGGCCGACGAATACCGCTAATAAACAGATAAAGTACTCTCTGGAAGGCCTGCAAACAATGGCACGCAGTGAGCCTGTTGTACGTTTGCGTGTTTCTTTTGCAACCTGGTGCGCACTTAAAGAAAAAGATGAAATCCAAGACCGGTTGTCTGTCCTTCTGCAGGCTATTGAAAGCTGGGGGTATGCGCAGGTCACTGAATTTTCCGGGGATGCGCTTGATTGCATCATGTCTTCGGCAATGGGAATCCATTGTGCCGGAACCGCGCCGACAGGTATCGCACCTATGAAGGAAGTGATGAAACTCCTGCCATGGCAGCGTCCGTCCAGCCCGTTCAAGCAAGGTGGCTCGGTGCTCTTCCGCACTCCAGATGGAAAGGTTTGGCCGTATCAGACTGGAACAAATTTAACAACAACATGGTTTGATTTGATTTTTGCGCAGCCGGGTGCAGGCAAGTCAGTTTTGCTTAACACGCTTAACCTTGGAACGTGCTTATCTCCCGGATTGAATACGCTTCCTTTTGTTGCCGTTATTGATATTGGCCCGTCCTCTTCCGGGTTGATTTCCTTGATCCGTGAGGCGCTGCCACTTAACAGACAGCATGAGGCCAGCTATTACCGCCTGCAGATGAGCCACCAATATGCAATTAATCCCTTTGATACTCAACTTGGTTGCCGTTCGCCTTTACCGGAAGAACGCAGTTATCTGGCAGAACTTTTAACACTTTTATGTACGCCGCCAGGATACGATAAACCTTATGACGGTATGCAGCAGCTCACCGGGCTGGTTGTCGATGAAATGTTCCGCTGGCGGAATGACAACGAGGCCAATGCTGAGCCGCGGCCTTATTTGCCGCGCCTGGAAGCGGAAGTGGATGAGGCTATTCACAAACATAATATCCATTTGCCGACCGATCCGTATTGGTGGGACATTGTCGATAAAATGTTCGATCTTGGCGAATATCATATTGCCAGTCTGGCCCAGCGTCATGCCGTTCCGACATTGAATGATTCTATTACCGCATCGCGGCGGCCACAAATTAGAACATTGCTTGAAGAAACAGCTGTTGGTTTCAGTAGTGAGAGTGTGATTAGCGCGTTTGAACGAATGATTACATCCGCGATTCGTGAATATCCTATTTTGTCTTCTGTGACACAATTTGATCTTGTCGATAGTCGCGTTTGCTCTCTTGATTTGATGGATGTTGCACCACAGGGTGATGAGGCCGCTGATCGCCAAACTTCAATCATGTATATGCTAGCGCGTCATGCATTGGTTCGAAGTTGGTGGATGGGCCAAGAAGCTGTGCAATATGTGCCGAAAAAGTATCAGGAATATCACGAGCTGAGATTACAAGAGCTGTCCGAAGCCCCTAAACGACTTTGTTATGATGAGTTTCATAGAACCAGTAAATCTCATTCTGTGCGCAATCAGGTCATTCGCGACGTACGCGAAGGGCGGAAACGTGGCGTTCAGATTGTTTTGACTTCACAGTTGATTGATGATTTTAGTAAAGACATGGTCGATCTGGCAACTGGTGTATGGGTCTTAGGAACAGCCATTTCCGATAAAGCTGTTGCGGACGTGGTTGATCGATTTGGCCTGTCCGATACTGCACAGAAAATTATTCGTCATAAACTTACCGGTCCTAAATCTGTCGGCGCTCCTTGTCTTTTTGTATTGGGTTCTACGGATGGACGCTATGAACAACATTTATATAATACGCTTGGCCCAATTGAACTTTGGGCGCTCTCAACATCATCCGAAGATGTGGCTATTCGTAATCGGCTTTATAATAAGATAGGCGCTGGCCGCGCACGGAAAATTCTGGCTGCTAATTATCCGGGAGGAAGCGCGAGAAGTGAAATACGACGGCGGGTTTTAGCCAATAGTGAAGAAGGGGAGGCGCGTGCGGCAATGATTAGCGCCATTATTGAACAAATCGTCGATGAGTTGGTTGAAGAAAGCAAAAACGAGCAAAAAACTGAAACAAACAAACGGGTTAAGCTGTTCTAA